In Musa acuminata AAA Group cultivar baxijiao chromosome BXJ2-8, Cavendish_Baxijiao_AAA, whole genome shotgun sequence, one genomic interval encodes:
- the LOC103995832 gene encoding large ribosomal subunit protein uL15x-like, translating to MTTRFRKNRKKRGHVSAGHGRIGKHRKHPGGRGNAGGMHHHRILFDKYHPGYFGKVGMRYFHRLRNKFHCPAVNVDRLWSLVPDAVKESAAKDGTAAPLIDVTQFGYFKVLGKGMLPPDRPVVVKAKLISKIAEKKIKAAGGAVVLTA from the coding sequence ATGACGACGCGCTTCAGGAAGAACCGGAAGAAGCGAGGGCACGTGAGCGCCGGCCATGGGCGCATCGGTAAGCACCGGAAACACCCGGGTGGTCGCGGTAACGCTGGTGGCATGCACCACCACCGCATCCTCTTCGACAAGTACCACCCCGGTTACTTTGGAAAGGTAGGTATGCGCTACTTCCACCGCCTCCGCAACAAGTTCCACTGCCCCGCCGTCAACGTCGACCGCCTCTGGTCCCTCGTCCCCGACGCCGTCAAGGAATCCGCTGCCAAGGACGGCACCGCCGCCCCCTTGATTGACGTAACCCAGTTCGGGTACTTCAAGGTGCTCGGCAAGGGGATGCTGCCGCCGGACCGCCCCGTCGTCGTGAAGGCCAAGCTCATTTCGAAGATCGCCGAGAAGAAGATTAAGGCAGCCGGTGGCGCTGTCGTGCTCACCGCTTGA
- the LOC135620163 gene encoding pentatricopeptide repeat-containing protein At5g65570-like — MRVPKTALSSLVRTQHTAARAPSDAYASLLRRCAAERSLEKARRVHRHMKLSGFRHLSLGNKLVDVYLKCGAIEDAREVFDAMPKPHPVSWNAMISSCVRCSRSREAVDLYKRMLWEGVRADEFTFSSVLRAFSELGLVAQGGAAHGCLVITGVDATNAFVGSALVDMYAKFGKLREARAIYDRVCSKDVVLTTALIVGYTQNGEYSEAIQLFRQVLKDGLSPNDFTFASVLIACGSIGDLRWGLSIHGVMEKFGFKLGCSSQTSLLTMYSRCGLIDDSIKVFESIADPNTVSWTAIIGCLVCNHREELALLMLQNMINDSVRPNAFTLSTALRACSALALFEQGKLIHAFTTKIGLDSNRFVCAALIDTYGKCGRIGMARIIFDDLPGLDLVSVNCMINAYAQNGHGVEAIRAFEMMQVAGLEPNDATFTSVLSACGNAGLLEEGHRVFSFIIDCYKHGPSSDHYACMIDLLGRSGKLEEAEGLITKLRSPDKVLWRSLLSACKIHGKLDMAKRVARNILELDPGDDATYILLSNIYASLGQWNEVINVKSAMRRMNLKKDPAMSWIEVDREFHTFMAGDRGHLKAEEIYKELEGLITRTKELGYVPDTRYVLQEMEELEKERSLYYHSEKLAVAFGVMSSNDKGDIPITIFKNLRVCGDCHSWIKLVSQVVGKEIIARDAKRFHHFKDGLCSCNDYW; from the coding sequence ATGAGAGTCCCCAAAACCGCGCTCTCTAGTCTTGTCAGAACCCAACACACGGCGGCGAGAGCCCCCTCGGACGCCTACGCCTCCCTCCTCCGGCGATGCGCCGCCGAGCGGTCCCTCGAGAAGGCCCGCCGGGTCCACCGCCATATGAAGTTGTCTGGCTTCCGTCACCTCAGCCTTGGAAACAAGCTGGTCGACGTGTACCTCAAATGTGGCGCGATCGAGGACGCCCGGGAGGTGTTCGACGCAATGCCCAAGCCGCATCCTGTCTCCTGGAACGCCATGATATCTTCCTGCGTTCGCTGTAGCAGAAGCCGTGAAGCGGTGGATTTGTATAAACGGATGCTGTGGGAGGGCGTCAGGGCAGACGAGTTCACCTTCTCGAGCGTGCTTAGAGCATTCAGTGAGCTCGGTCTCGTGGCACAAGGCGGTGCAGCTCATGGGTGTCTGGTGATCACCGGTGTAGATGCCACAAATGCCTTTGTTGGTAGTGCCTTGGTAGATATGTATGCAAAGTTCGGCAAACTGAGAGAAGCTCGAGCGATCTATGATAGAGTATGTAGCAAGGACGTTGTCTTGACGACAGCTTTGATCGTAGGCTACACCCAGAATGGAGAGTACAGTGAGGCAATTCAGCTCTTCCGGCAGGTGCTGAAGGATGGCTTGAGTCCAAATGACTTCACATTCGCAAGTGTTCTAATAGCATGTGGGAGCATTGGAGACTTGAGGTGGGGGTTATCGATTCATGGTGTCATGGAAAAGTTTGGTTTTAAGCTAGGCTGTTCTTCACAGACATCACTCCTTACCATGTATTCAAGGTGTGGACTGATTGATGACTCCATAAAAGTCTTTGAGAGCATAGCGGATCCAAATACAGTAAGTTGGACGGCTATAATTGGATGCTTGGTATGTAATCACAGAGAAGAGCTTGCTCTTTTGATGCTTCAGAACATGATTAATGATTCAGTTCGGCCTAACGCATTCACTTTGTCCACAGCTCTGAGAGCGTGCTCCGCCCTTGCATTGTTCGAACAAGGGAAGTTGATCCATGCCTTCACTACAAAAATTGGGTTGGATAGCAACAGATTTGTTTGTGCTGCATTGATCGATACATATGGAAAGTGTGGGCGTATTGGAATGGCCAGAATTATTTTTGATGATCTGCCAGGGCTTGATTTAGTTTCTGTGAACTGTATGATCAATGCCTATGCACAAAATGGCCACGGAGTGGAAGCAATTCGAGCGTTTGAGATGATGCAAGTAGCGGGTTTGGAACCAAATGATGCGACATTCACCAGTGTTCTTTCTGCTTGTGGTAATGCAGGACTGCTTGAAGAAGGCCATCGAGTGTTCTCCTTCATCATCGACTGCTACAAGCATGGACCATCTAGTGACCATTATGCATGTATGATCGACCTTCTAGGTCGTTCCGGAAAACTGGAAGAGGCTGAAGGGCTGATAACCAAACTTAGGAGTCCAGACAAAGTTCTGTGGAGGTCTTTGCTAAGTGCCTGCAAAATACATGGAAAACTGGATATGGCAAAGAGGGTTGCGAGAAATATACTCGAGCTTGATCCAGGTGACGATGCAACTTACATTCTTTTGTCGAACATTTATGCATCTTTAGGTCAATGGAATGAGGTGATCAATGTGAAATCTGCAATGAGAAGAATGAACCTGAAGAAAGATCCAGCCATGAGTTGGATCGAAGTGGACAGGGAGTTCCATACATTCATGGCGGGAGACAGGGGCCACCTGAAGGCAGAAGAGATCTATAAAGAGTTGGAAGGGCTGATTACAAGGACCAAGGAACTGGGCTATGTTCCGGACACAAGGTATGTCCTACAAGAAATGGAGGAGCTGGAAAAGGAGAGATCCTTGTATTACCACAGTGAGAAGCTGGCTGTGGCCTTTGGGGTCATGAGCAGCAATGACAAGGGAGACATACCAATCACAATATTCAAGAACCTCAGGGTTTGTGGTGACTGTCATTCTTGGATAAAGTTGGTGTCTCAAGTGGTGGGCAAAGAAATCATTGCTCGAGATGCTAAGAGATTCCATCATTTCAAGGATGGGCTGTGTTCATGTAACGACTATTGGTAA
- the LOC135581290 gene encoding uncharacterized protein LOC135581290 isoform X1: MGLSLVWLMDVFVRRAYTAAGLRSHTVAVDADTTVHCWISTSLLPTPSSAGADPGRGSRRQPKPPLLLIHGFGPRATWQWRSQIAPLAARFDLIVPDLLFFGGSTTRSPQRSEAFQAAALARLLDALGVAPPRRARVSVMGTSYGGFVAYHVARAMGPDRVERVVIASSDLLKGPEDDKALLERAGGRGDVADLLLPRTTADMRRLVRVAVHRPPRFMPEFILRDMLRNLFSDKLEEKLELVKGISLANKDQFQLTPLPQQVLMIWGEDDQIFPVDKAFEMQKRFGENARLEVVQKTGHMPQMEDAGRFNKVVLSFLLGAPKSSL; the protein is encoded by the exons atggggcttAGCCTGGTGTGGTTGATGGATGTGTTTGTCCGGCGCGCCTACACTGCCGCCGGCCTCCGCTCCCACACCGTCGCAGTCGACGCCGACACCACCGTCCATTGCTGGATCTCGACCTCCCTCCTCCCCACTCCCTCCTCCGCCGGAGCCGACCCCGGCCGCGGATCGAGGAGGCAGCCGAAGCCCCCGCTCCTCCTCATCCATGGATTCGGGCCCCGCGCCACGTGGCAGTGGCGCAGCCAGATCGCGCCCCTCGCCGCCCGCTTCGACCTCATCGTGCCGGACCTTCTCTTCTTCGGCGGCTCCACCACCCGGTCCCCGCAGCGGTCCGAGGCCTTCCAGGCGGCCGcactcgcccgcctcctcgacgcCCTCGGCGTCGCGCCGCCGCGCCGGGCGAGGGTTTCGGTGATGGGGACCAGCTACGGGGGGTTCGTGGCGTACCATGTGGCGCGGGCGATGGGGCCGGACCGGGTGGAGCGAGTGGTGATCGCCAGCTCCGACTTGCTCAAGGGGCCGGAGGACGACAAGGCGTTGCTGGAGCGGGCCGGAGGCCGTGGAGACGTCGCCGATCTTCTCCTCCCGCGGACCACCGCCGATATGAGGAGGCTCGTCCGCGTCGCCGTCCACCGCCCGCCTCGATTCATGCCGGAGTTCATCCTCCGCGACATGCTTCGG AATCTGTTCAGCGATAAGCTGGAGGAAAAGCTAGAACTCGTCAAGGGCATCTCCCTCGCCAACAAAGACCAGTTCCAACTTACTCCTCTTCCCCAG CAAGTTCTGATGATATGGGGAGAGGATGATCAGATATTCCCAGTGGATAAGGCGTTCGAGATGCAAAA GCGTTTCGGAGAGAATGCGAGGTTGGAGGTGGTGCAGAAAACTGGTCACATGCCGCAGATGGAAGACGCCGGCAGGTTCAACAAGGTCGTCCTCAGCTTCTTATTAGGTGCACCCAAGTCTTCACTGTAA
- the LOC135581290 gene encoding uncharacterized protein LOC135581290 isoform X2 — protein MGLSLVWLMDVFVRRAYTAAGLRSHTVAVDADTTVHCWISTSLLPTPSSAGADPGRGSRRQPKPPLLLIHGFGPRATWQWRSQIAPLAARFDLIVPDLLFFGGSTTRSPQRSEAFQAAALARLLDALGVAPPRRARVSVMGTSYGGFVAYHVARAMGPDRVERVVIASSDLLKGPEDDKALLERAGGRGDVADLLLPRTTADMRRLVRVAVHRPPRFMPEFILRDMLRNLFSDKLEEKLELVKGISLANKDQFQLTPLPQSLFLAASSDDMGRG, from the exons atggggcttAGCCTGGTGTGGTTGATGGATGTGTTTGTCCGGCGCGCCTACACTGCCGCCGGCCTCCGCTCCCACACCGTCGCAGTCGACGCCGACACCACCGTCCATTGCTGGATCTCGACCTCCCTCCTCCCCACTCCCTCCTCCGCCGGAGCCGACCCCGGCCGCGGATCGAGGAGGCAGCCGAAGCCCCCGCTCCTCCTCATCCATGGATTCGGGCCCCGCGCCACGTGGCAGTGGCGCAGCCAGATCGCGCCCCTCGCCGCCCGCTTCGACCTCATCGTGCCGGACCTTCTCTTCTTCGGCGGCTCCACCACCCGGTCCCCGCAGCGGTCCGAGGCCTTCCAGGCGGCCGcactcgcccgcctcctcgacgcCCTCGGCGTCGCGCCGCCGCGCCGGGCGAGGGTTTCGGTGATGGGGACCAGCTACGGGGGGTTCGTGGCGTACCATGTGGCGCGGGCGATGGGGCCGGACCGGGTGGAGCGAGTGGTGATCGCCAGCTCCGACTTGCTCAAGGGGCCGGAGGACGACAAGGCGTTGCTGGAGCGGGCCGGAGGCCGTGGAGACGTCGCCGATCTTCTCCTCCCGCGGACCACCGCCGATATGAGGAGGCTCGTCCGCGTCGCCGTCCACCGCCCGCCTCGATTCATGCCGGAGTTCATCCTCCGCGACATGCTTCGG AATCTGTTCAGCGATAAGCTGGAGGAAAAGCTAGAACTCGTCAAGGGCATCTCCCTCGCCAACAAAGACCAGTTCCAACTTACTCCTCTTCCCCAG TCCCTGTTCCTCGCAGCAAGTTCTGATGATATGGGGAGAGGATGA
- the LOC135620162 gene encoding copper-transporting ATPase PAA2, chloroplastic-like has translation MEAALLRVSISPKPKIHLSPVRSVRITPPHLRLLRRPSSAGPLRLPRPNAVEIGAATSGEPQQEEQVKNSSVLLEVGGMMCGACAARVRSILSADDRVDSAAVNMLTETAAVRLGTSGDEPERVAEELAERLAQCGFPSKRRRTGLGVQENVRKWREMAERKEKLLAASRNRVAFAWTLVALCCGSHGTHLLHSLGIHVAHGSFLDILHNSYVKCGIALGSLLGPGRELLLDGLRAFANASPNMNSLVGFGSIAAFLISAMSLLNPGLQWEASFFDEPVMLLGFVLLGRSLEERARLQASSDMNELLSLVSSQSRLIISSPEENPTSDSFLSADAISIEVPTDDVRIGDTILVLPGETIPVDGKVLGGRSVVDESMLTGESLPVFKEHGHSVSAGTVNWDGPLRIEAVKTGAMSTISKIVRMVEEAQAHQAPIQRLADSIAGPFVYSVMTLSAATFAFWYYIGTHIFPDVLLNDIAGPDADPLLLSLKLSVDVLVVSCPCALGLATPTAILVGTSMGAKQGLLIRGGNVLERLAGIDVIALDKTGTLTEGKPVVTAIASLDYEESEILRLAAAVEKTASHPIAKAILDKAESLNFGVPSTSGQLTEPGFGSLAEVDGSLIAVGRLDWVHERFQKKASTSELLDLENRVGCLSSSMATSSKQSKSVVYVGKEDEGIIGAIAISDVLRYDAKSTVSKLQGMGIKSVLVSGDREEAVTSVGEMVGIGTINAALTPQQKSSIISSLQAEGHSVAMVGDGINDAPSLALADVGIALQIEAKENAASDAASVILLGNRLSQIVDAISLAQATMAKVHQNLAWAVAYNAVAIPIAAGVLLPNFDFAMTPSLSGGLMALSSIFVVSNSLLLQLHGSFPKKANNYKANVDK, from the exons ATGGAGGCTGCTCTCCTTCGAGTCTCCATTAGCCCGAAACCTAAGATCCACCTCAGCCCCGTTCGCTCTGTCCGGATCACTCCTCCTCACCTCCGCCTCTTACGGCGGCCTAGCTCAGCTGGTCCCCTTCGCCTCCCCCGCCCGAATGCCGTCGAGATCGGCGCCGCCACGTCCGGCGAACCCCAGCAGGAGGAGCAGGTCAAGAACTCCTCGGTCCTCCTCGAGGTCGGCGGGATGATGTGCGGTGCCTGCGCCGCCCGAGTCCGGTCGATCCTTTCGGCTGACGACCGAGTCGACTCAGCTGCGGTCAATATGTTGACCGAGACCGCGGCCGTTCGGCTCGGGACGAGCGGCGACGAACCGGAGCGGGTGGCGGAGGAGCTGGCCGAGAGGTTGGCGCAGTGCGGTTTCCCGTCCAAGCGGAGGAGAACGGGGTTGGGGGTGCAGGAGAACGTGAGGAAGTGGAGGGAGATGgcggagaggaaggagaagttgcTCGCGGCGAGCCGCAACCGTGTCGCGTTTGCGTGGACGCTGGTGGCGCTGTGCTGCGGGTCTCACGGCACTCATTTGTTGCATTCACTTGGGATTCACGTCGCTCACG GTTCATTTTTGGATATATTGCACAATTCTTATGTGAAATGTGGTATCGCCTTGGGGTCATTGCTCGGACCTGGTAGAG AATTGCTTTTGGATGGTCTCAGAGCATTTGCAAATGCCTCACCAAATATGAACTCTCTTGTGGGATTTGGATCCATTGCTGCATTCCTGATTAGTGCA ATGTCGCTGCTCAACCCAGGCCTTCAGTGGGAAGCATCTTTTTTTGATGAACCG GTCATGCTTCTTGGTTTTGTACTTCTTGGACGTTCTCTCGAAGAAAGGGCTAGACTACAGGCATCCAGTGATATGAATGAACTCTTG TCATTGGTCTCCTCTCAGTCACGATTAATAATCTCATCGCCTGAAGAGAATCCTACATCTGACAGCTTCTTGAGTGCTGATGCAATTAGCATTGAAGTTCCAACTGATGATGTTCGTATTGGAGACACGATCTTGGTTTTGCCAGGGGAAACAATTCCCGTAGAT GGGAAAGTTCTTGGAGGTAGGAGCGTTGTCGATGAATCCATGCTCACAGGTGAATCTCTTCCTGTATTCAAGGAACATGGTCACAGTGTTTCTGCAGGAACAGTTAACTGG GATGGACCTCTAAGAATTGAAGCTGTGAAAACTGGTGCTATGTCAACTATCTCTAAAATAGTTCGCATG GTTGAGGAAGCACAAGCACATCAAGCACCTATTCAAAGACTGGCAGATTCAATTGCAGGACCTTTTGTGTACAGTGTGATGACACTATCTGCTGCAACCTTTGCCTTCTG GTATTATATTGGAACACACATCTTTCCAGATGTGTTGCTTAATGATATTGCAGGTCCTGATGCAGATCCATTGCTTTTGAGCTTGAAACTCTCTGTGGATGTACTG GTAGTTTCCTGTCCTTGTGCGCTGGGTCTAGCTACACCAACAGCCATCTTAGTAGGCACTTCTATGg GGGCAAAACAAGGACTTCTTATCAGAGGAGGTAATGTCTTGGAACGGTTGGCTGGTATAGATGTCATTGCACTAGATAAG ACTGGAACTCTTACAGAAGGAAAACCTGTTGTTACCGCTATTGCTTCTTTGGATTATGAAGAATCCGAAATTCTCCGACTAGCTGCTGCCGTGGAGAAGACGGCATCACATCCAATTGCCAAGGCTATTTTGGATAAAGCTGAGTCACTGAATTTTGGAGTCCCTAGTACCAGTGGACAACTGACAGAACCTGGTTTTGGTTCCTTAGCAGAAGTAGATGGATCTCTAATTGCAGTTGGTAGGCTTGACTGGGTTCATGAACGTTTTCAGAAAAAAGCTTCAACATCTGAATTGCTGGATCTGGAAAATCGTGTGGGATGCCTTTCATCTAGCATGGCAACATCATCAAAACAGTCAAAATCAGTAGTGTATGTTGGGAAGGAAGATGAAGGCATAATTGGAGCTATAGCAATATCTGACGTTCTGCGATATGATGCAAAATCTACAGTTAGCAA GCTGCAGGGAATGGGAATAAAGTCAGTCCTCGTATCTGGGGACAGGGAAGAGGCAGTGACAAGTGTTGGCGAGATGGTTGGAATTGGAACTATAAATGCAGCTTTGACTCCGCAGCAAAAATCAAGTATCATATCAAGTTTACAAGCTGAGGGCCATAGTGTTGCTATG GTTGGTGACGGTATAAATGATGCACCATCATTGGCACTTGCTGATGTTGGAATTGCTTTGCAAATTGAGGCCAAAGAgaatgctgcatctgatgcagcatcaGTTATTCTTTTAGGCAACAGGCTTTCACAG ATAGTGGATGCTATATCCTTAGCTCAAGCAACAATGGCAAAAGTTCACCAGAACTTGGCATGGGCAGTGGCATATAATGCAGTTGCCATCCCCATTGCGGCAGGGGTGCTGCTCCCGAATTTTGATTTCGCCATGACACCATCACTCTCTG GAGGGTTGATGGCCTTGAGCTCCATTTTCGTCGTCAGCAACTCTTTGCTACTACAGCTGCATGGATCTTTCCCCAAGAAAGCGAACAACTACAAAGCAAACGTTGATAAATGA